In Anaerolineales bacterium, one DNA window encodes the following:
- a CDS encoding calcium/sodium antiporter — MAVTILLFILGLIVLVVGAELLVRGSSRLAAAFGVSPLVIGLTIVALGTASPEIAVSLQAAASGQGDLTIGNVLGSNIFNILFVLGVSAMIAPILIAQQLIRLDAPIMIGISLLTYLLVLDGRLGSMDGAVLFIGVVAYTIFSLRQSRKENGTVHQEYAQEFAQKEAATSANILKYVAFIVVGLGFLVLGARWLVDSATSIAKALGVSELIIGLTIVAVGTSLPEVATSIIAAVKGESDIAVGNAVGSNIYNLLGVLGIAGMLSPGGINISGQVLRFDFLVMLFVAVVSLPVFYIDNKISRLEGGVLFSYYLLYTAYLILQAAQSATLTAVKLFSLFYIPLTFLVIVIIAVRSYWGRKRST; from the coding sequence ATGGCTGTCACCATTCTCCTCTTCATCCTGGGATTAATTGTCCTCGTTGTCGGCGCGGAACTGCTTGTGCGCGGCTCTTCGCGGCTTGCTGCGGCGTTTGGCGTATCTCCCCTTGTCATCGGGTTGACCATCGTTGCGCTTGGCACCGCATCGCCGGAGATCGCGGTCTCGCTCCAAGCCGCCGCCAGCGGACAGGGGGACCTGACCATTGGGAACGTGCTTGGCTCGAATATTTTCAATATCCTGTTCGTTCTCGGGGTCAGCGCCATGATCGCGCCGATCCTGATCGCACAGCAGCTCATCCGTTTGGATGCGCCCATCATGATCGGTATTTCCCTATTAACCTACCTCCTCGTGCTCGATGGCCGCCTTGGATCGATGGATGGCGCGGTGCTGTTCATCGGTGTCGTTGCGTACACGATTTTTTCCCTGCGCCAGAGCCGCAAGGAGAACGGGACGGTTCACCAGGAGTATGCGCAGGAATTCGCGCAAAAAGAAGCGGCTACCTCTGCGAACATCCTGAAATATGTTGCCTTCATCGTTGTCGGACTGGGATTCCTGGTGTTGGGCGCGCGCTGGCTGGTGGATTCTGCAACTTCCATTGCAAAGGCGTTGGGTGTAAGCGAACTGATCATCGGTTTGACGATCGTGGCGGTTGGCACGTCCCTGCCTGAGGTGGCCACATCCATTATTGCGGCAGTTAAGGGAGAAAGCGATATTGCCGTCGGCAACGCGGTGGGAAGCAACATCTATAATCTGCTCGGTGTGCTCGGCATTGCGGGCATGCTTTCCCCCGGCGGAATCAACATTTCCGGACAGGTCTTGCGCTTCGATTTCCTTGTGATGCTTTTTGTGGCGGTGGTCAGCCTGCCTGTGTTTTACATTGATAATAAGATCTCGCGCTTGGAAGGCGGTGTGCTGTTCTCGTATTATCTTTTGTACACGGCTTATCTTATTTTACAGGCCGCGCAAAGCGCGACGCTGACTGCGGTGAAATTATTTTCCCTGTTCTACATCCCGTTGACATTTCTTGTGATTGTCATCATCGCAGTGAGATCATATTGGGGAAGAAAACGTTCCACTTGA
- a CDS encoding transposase: protein MSKPTIKITRTIRSEQVLNAFMTVVRKNLPLELRNTRITAEDILYVLAYANVHRLSIESACLELQNAPSGNRLREVLAQSLPDRAGLQNRLNRIFHRQLHPSVWKCKRDFNVAIDLTLIPYHGQPYEDRKEIVRSAPKSGTTHFHGYATVSIVRDHRRYVVALRFIEHGEDMADIVRWLLKRLKTLKFRIRRVFLDKGFCSKPVFKVLDQHKVSFVTPIPVRGKSGGVRTLFQGKSRVTTYTFNSPKYGIYTVQAVVVQRYSKGRYGRHKSKWFAYAVSGLPSGILPAQVFELYRQRFGIESSYRQMNQVRARTSTRNPVIRLLLVGLAFVLFNLYIALRQNLASALKTPLESFNRFWLSLRRVAFLLSRAIERFWGATEVIQHQSCFVLS, encoded by the coding sequence ATGTCCAAGCCCACAATCAAGATTACCCGAACAATTCGTTCCGAGCAAGTGCTGAATGCCTTCATGACGGTGGTTCGCAAGAACCTGCCGCTGGAATTGCGAAACACCCGGATCACTGCCGAAGATATCCTGTATGTGTTGGCATACGCCAATGTGCATCGTTTGAGCATTGAATCGGCTTGTCTGGAGTTGCAGAATGCGCCTTCGGGTAATCGTCTGCGAGAAGTATTAGCCCAGTCGCTGCCAGACCGAGCCGGTTTGCAGAACCGATTGAACCGCATCTTTCATCGGCAACTCCATCCCAGTGTATGGAAGTGCAAACGCGATTTCAATGTGGCGATTGACCTGACCCTGATCCCATATCATGGTCAGCCGTATGAAGACAGAAAGGAGATCGTACGCAGTGCACCCAAGTCTGGGACAACCCATTTTCATGGTTACGCCACGGTTTCGATTGTGCGGGACCATCGGCGCTACGTTGTGGCGTTGCGCTTCATCGAACATGGCGAGGATATGGCCGACATCGTCCGCTGGCTGCTGAAACGCCTGAAAACACTCAAATTTCGCATTCGACGGGTGTTTTTGGACAAAGGTTTCTGCTCCAAGCCGGTTTTCAAGGTTCTGGACCAACACAAGGTCAGTTTCGTAACGCCCATTCCCGTGCGTGGCAAGTCGGGCGGTGTGCGGACTTTGTTTCAAGGTAAATCACGTGTCACCACCTACACCTTTAACAGCCCAAAATATGGCATATATACAGTGCAGGCGGTGGTCGTCCAGCGCTATTCCAAAGGACGCTATGGACGACACAAGAGCAAGTGGTTTGCGTACGCCGTCTCCGGATTGCCCTCTGGCATTTTGCCTGCCCAGGTGTTTGAACTTTATCGTCAACGCTTCGGCATTGAGTCGAGCTACCGACAAATGAACCAGGTGCGCGCTCGAACTTCCACCCGTAATCCTGTCATCCGCTTGCTGCTGGTTGGTTTGGCTTTTGTCTTGTTCAATCTGTACATTGCCTTGCGCCAGAATCTGGCCTCCGCGCTTAAAACACCGTTAGAATCTTTCAATCGCTTCTGGCTTTCTTTGCGCCGTGTCGCTTTCCTGCTCAGTCGTGCCATTGAACGCTTCTGGGGTGCGACTGAGGTCATTCAACATCAATCATGTTTTGTGCTTTCGTGA
- a CDS encoding transposase — translation MDEKKTRYRKYTEEFKLEALELLKSSGKSAGQIERDLGITPGLLVKWRDRYQVISQGTNPMHLEVSDFEAAKREIKRLQRRLAEVEEEREILKKTINIFSRENQ, via the coding sequence ATGGACGAAAAGAAAACAAGGTATCGGAAGTACACCGAAGAGTTCAAATTAGAGGCTCTGGAACTTTTGAAGAGCAGCGGAAAGAGTGCCGGGCAAATTGAACGCGATTTGGGGATCACGCCCGGACTGCTGGTGAAATGGCGCGATCGATACCAAGTGATATCCCAAGGGACAAACCCAATGCACTTGGAAGTTAGTGACTTTGAAGCTGCCAAGCGTGAGATCAAACGCTTGCAACGACGGTTGGCAGAAGTGGAAGAAGAGCGCGAGATCCTAAAAAAAACAATCAACATTTTCTCCCGGGAAAACCAATGA